Within the Deinococcus ruber genome, the region AGTCGCTGACGGTGTTGGTGTCGAGCAGGTAGCGCATCAGAACAGGTCGCGCTCAGGCATGGCAAGAACGTCACTGCGATCCACCTCAAACGCCTGCTCGTCGTACTGGCCTTCCTGCATGAAAGCGCGAACGGACTCACTCCAGTTCGACCGCTCTCCATAGTCCAGGGCCACGAGCTTCGCGGTGGGTTTGCCGTTCCGGGCAATGATGATGACTTCGCCCTCCTGGGCGGCAGCAACTAGTTTGCTGAAACTGTTTTTGGCTTCGTAAAGGTTGATCGTTTGCATCATTTCTCCCAGGCTAAGCCTGGCCTAGCCTGATAAAGAATACCAGAGTTATCCCACCTGACCTGGGAGAGAGGTTCACCCGTGAACCCAGGAGACCCGTGACT harbors:
- a CDS encoding type II toxin-antitoxin system Phd/YefM family antitoxin — encoded protein: MMQTINLYEAKNSFSKLVAAAQEGEVIIIARNGKPTAKLVALDYGERSNWSESVRAFMQEGQYDEQAFEVDRSDVLAMPERDLF